CGTCCATTATCCACATAAATCAAGTTTTTCTCTTTACAAGACCATGACTAACATAAGTGTCTCCGTCCACCcagaagcggacacgcaaagcgaCATAGCTGCGATCCttggccactagaccacctAGGGTAGAGAGACCAGTGGTCAATGTCGATCCTGCTACTGGCAAGGCCGATGGTCCCCACAAGaggaaattaagaacatatttaggGATTGTCGCGCGTGATAAGGTTGACGTGACATACGAGACCTAGAAGGAAGTCCCTGCTGCTCAGAAGGaattgatatgggaggatattcaagtattttagttttcttcttacatttttttaatagccaaaattgatagtttacttacaataaaacctaattttttatttttcaggcaGAATTTCAAATCCCTGAAGCTTCTGACAATAGGACAAAGATGAAAATTCTTTAGACTATCGGCGAGAGATGGCGGCAGTTTAAATAGGACTTGACTAGGAagtgggcccttgcagccgaccAGGATGGTGTGGACGACACTGTCTATGAAAAATacgacattagcaaggagaaatgggcccagttttgtCAGACACGCAgcgacccttcttgggaggtatgtactttgtcattttagttgttttccacAAAAGATTCAGTTGTTATAATTCATTGTAGtaatttgtaccattaatgtttgatttttttcaggatgtgcagaaaaaggcacaggccatccagaagcaaaacactgccccccacgtgttgtctcatgggggttatgaatatttagaacaaAAGCTAATAGCTGAGAAGACCAAAAAGAAACTGGAGGAAGCTACCCAGTCTGGAACCACTGACGGCGTCATtgaccctccatctcccatcaggtgccacgtgaagtggaagatggctcgcaccaagaaaactgggcagatgacgtctgaggcagcaaaggaaatcgctgagaagatcctaagtcattttcaattaagaattCTGACTATGTTTGTTTATTCTGTGAATTCCTAAGACAAATATATTTGTTCTGTACAGGATTCTTTGGAGGAGCAGGCGTCACAGGGATCATTCATCCCTCACGGACGTCAGGATGTCCTGATTGCCGCCATTGTGCGACCAGACCACCCTGGCCATGTTCATGCTGTTGGAgctgtcaccatcaagcaatattTCGGATTGGCTCCACGAATATCCCGTAGCTCTTCCTTCCTTCTTCCTGAAGACCTACAGCAGCTGACCCAACAAATCaaggaccagctagaggagtcgatcacagaaaaagtgactcagCAGCTGATGGCATCTTTCAGCCAGATGTAGTCCCAATTTCAAtcccagatgcaatctcagagACTTGCACTGCCTCCAGAGCCTATGATTGGTCCCTCAGGTcctcgtgtcagcacaaaggagagttatgttgatccctcagggaacgatcctgagacgggtgactcagacaagTGCAGGTTATACATCGAAGCAAATCCTCCCCGCCCAGTTGCCCtgggaagagtttatgagggatcaaCAGTTCACAACATTCCTTTGTTGTCTAGCCAagtgaaggttggtgttgaggaggttagagATGCACAGGCTCTCGTTCCTGTATCCACTGATGAGGttaccttagtggggcaggcacttaacaccttccttgcttggctgaCACATCTCGTGAAGCCTTTATCAGAACAGGTATTTTACTTTGattatatgcttttttttcaattaatttattcaacgtaattatttaactatgtTTGATCAGTAGGCAGCAGTTTCTCTAGCAAAACCTCCACAAAGGCTGGATCCTGAGGTCGATGATCAactatatctgatgacattgaccatcccagatcTTGAAGCCTTTCCAGGTTAACtgggatgctaccgtgttcGGGGTGTTTAATCCAGACTTCCCgctgtacataaagcacgaagatctctctgaaatcacacacggtggtcaatgtctcagcatatctgtcttacagttgtggattctgtaagtcaatttagcTTACTGTTAATTACCTAACTTATtgctttaaattcatacataattaactttgtcttaacaacaaCAAGCATCTGACTGAAACAAGTATGTGAGCGGGGAATTCtaatgtgtatggattcctcgagccacagtctattcagagatctgggcaatcgcagtttgacactgaaagttacatcaagagttggatgcagagttcaaaacgcgaTGTCTACCTTGAAGCCTActtaaatgggtaagtcaaacaaaacaactaaatttaaataatgtatactaCTACAATAACTCATATCCGTCTCCACTACAGTGAACATTGGCAATTTAGCTTACTGTTAATTACCTAACTTATtgctttaaattcatacataattaactttgtcttaacaacaaCAAGCATTTGACtgaaacaagtatgcgagcgaggaattctgatgtgtatggattccttgagccacagtctattcagagatctgggcaatcgcagtttgacactgaaagttacatcaagagttggatgcagagttcaaaatgcgatgtctaccttggagcctacttaaatgggtaagtcaaacaaaacaactaaatttaaataatgtatactactacaataacccatattcGTCTCCACTGCAGTGAACATTGGCAAATGGTGGTCATTCTGCCCAAGGAAAACcttgttgtctggttttgttccttgcataacaggccagacaactaccttaagggaataattaacaagtcaatgttgttttcaatacatttgcattggcATTACTCAACATTAACATCAATTATTAAATGTTCCTcgtattcaacagtgctttgaaaaGACTTGGTGATACTCCATAGCCTAAATCCAAGGttgctgctaggtggattgtcgttaaggtacgtgatttaaataaaacttctacttatatatattgcttatgtgtgtgtacactaattgtagttaatgtttaattaatatccaaatttcattatgtatttagtgtaatagacaaaaaggaagcactaagtgtggctattatgtcatgcactggatgtccaccatcatcttaggaagtttcaggaATAACTGGCAAgcggtaattgtttatttcaaacaaagttgattttcttataattggtattacattattaatttatcttttatttaatcatgcagtattttaacgaggctagaccattggagctaGAGAGATTAAAAGCGCTTTGCATTCAGTGGGCACAACATTATCTCCAACTTAGAGATCAAACTTAGAATGTTAGCAAAATTAGGATGTTAGGCAATTCATTTTAgcttacttaattagtttacacTACTTGGTTTACATTTTTGCAATTTGGTATGTCAATTGAACATTGAATGTTATTTATTGATAGTTCTTAATAAatcttttattcatatttatcaattCATAGTTTACTGTAGCTTTCTACtaaaaactgcttgaaagcagaatgcaaATGATGTTTGCTgtgaattgtggtttgaaatttctttttacaggttaaattttgggttttttgtAAGAACGGAaagtgtatataaaaaaaacttaaaaacaacatcggttatttacaaaaactgatgttaatatacacaaacaacatcggtttttgaaaaaagaaattgatgttaaagtacatcttaacatcggttcttcCTAAAACTGTatgagttaacatcggtttttgtataAAAACTGATGTCAACATTCACCATTTATACACTTATTTTGGTGGTCTTAATATATAACATGGTTATTTAGATAACTGATGTTGGtagttttatgttaacatcgatttttaaaaccgatgttaaccataatactttcaacatcgattaaaaactgatgtagaaaatcataaataatcgatataaaaagcatattttctaatagtgctaGTACACTTAGAGAGTGTTTTTATTAgcctttatttctatttatttataagacacACTAGTTCCCATTTTTGATTTCTCACTTTCTCCCATAGTTAccatatttgaagaaaaaaaaaactagaaaaagcCACGTGACAATTAAACTAAACATGGTAAATTGCACATGAACATCAGGGACAACGAGAACCACCACGTCGCAGTCATCCCCTGAAACACTTTGAACCAGTCCAGACAACTTGAAGTCCTGTCTTTTGATTTTAATCTAGGTCAAGTTGTGGCTACATGGGAACAGGTAAGCAACTTAGTCTatgtttttgtgattttgattagTCAAAAGTCTATCATTTTAGATATTGCTATTAGACAGGATGCTTTTGATGCTACATGGGAAAGGATAAGTTTTGATAGGTAAGGAATAACGAATAATATTCATTGCTCTTGCTGCTTCTTTGCTTTTTCCATCTCCCCTATgttcttattaaattttttatagttttgtttttgtaatattCTAATTTACTTACTAATTAACAATATCATAGTGTGATTATAagtaacattctaagacgattttctgaaaaattgtcttaaaaaattatcattctaagatgatttttaaacaaTAACCGTTTTAGAAGAATGTCTTTTTCTAAGGCAATTTTTAATGGAACCGTCGTAGAAAGTGAAGACTTTCTACCCAATGTGGAAAAGCCTTTTTGGAGTTATGTGTGTCTGCATAGTATATATGAGATCATAGcctacttatatatattgtgtTAACCTAACAAGGTTTTCATTATCTTCAAATGGGTCAATACTAACATTTGTTCATTTAAGCTCATATCACCTTATTTGGTAGTCTAATGAATTCATTTAATTAaccagataaaataaaataactaatataattatcttaaaacattagtccatattaattattggaaaaaaattcCAACACAAGGACCATAAACATCTATGCCCAAAACTTGGAGTCCTATTTCATCTCATCAAATGTTTCATACAAAGTCTTGATGACATAGGAAATCAACACACCAAGTATTGGAGACATAATACCATTTGCTATGGTAGCTACCCATCCAATTAGAAGAACCGGAATCTATGGCTTGTTGAGGGAAGCAAGACGGCTGAGTGGAACCTCCGGTGCTTGCTCTTTTGGTTATGAATTTTCATGTTCAGGATCAGCAACGTTAACTCCTGTGGGTAAATCATTCCCTGTAGATGACCCCCTACTGATAGATCTTTGAAGTGATCTCCTTTGAGTAGATTGCCTGAAGAATTCGACAAAAATTTCACTCTTGTTGTGATGATCAGCATTTTCTTGTGTCTCCTTGTTTACTTCTTGTTGGCGTATAAGTTGAGAGTAAGCTCCCTTAGGATCCTTGAATAATTTTGAGCGTGTTCCTGATTAACAAAAACACAAAGGTATAGTAAGATATATGCCTTTCCATTCTTTACGTCATGTTTATAAAGTAGAAAATAATCCTAACCAATGGAAAACATGTGCCCTCTAATGGGACTAGTACATCGAGGAATAGAATCTTCTAAAGcagttacattttttaattggaAAATGGATAGGATAATAGTTATTTACGCATAATAACTAAACATAATCATTCATCCAAATATGAGAAGTCCTGTTATTTTAAGGCCAAGAAGTGGCGGCAAGCTGTGCTGGCGTTGATTTTTTAGGTTTAGTGTGCAACTAATGACATCGCTAGGGAATGACGGGAGACTGGATGCTAGGATCTAAGTTAAGAGAGATTTCGTGCGATTCAAAATTAGCAAAGGAAAATGGGTGATGCATGCTGgattattcacatatatacatactgaTAGAAAACTAAACAAATAGATTCACATCGGATATGTTGACGTCCTCTTTGGGACCAATATTTGAGTTAATGGAAATTCCTTTGTCCTCCATTCAGAGTGCAGTTCAAGATTAGAGATATTAATTAGAAGCTATAGGACTATACACAATACACGCAGCAATTATTAAGAAGCTAAGAGGGAGAGACAGAAACAAGAAGAGTTGCTCGTGGCGTGCAGTCCGCAGGGGACCACGCACGTATCTCCTGCACGGTGGAAAAAGCTAATAGGATGAACTCTAGGACCAAAATAAAATGGTCCAATGACTATATAGGATGAAGTTAAATAtgcattttataattataatttttattttacttgtttagaataatatgttaaaatttggATAATTGTTATCCATTGATTATTGATATCACTTTGGACCATACAAATGTACTTATCTTTATCTATTAGAAAAAGTAATGAAATTTCAAGTGTTATGTTTATCTTCTTTACAACCCTCCCTAAGAATGACATCTACAGCCGATCGCGAAGCCTGTCCGGCAATGTCTCGCAAATGAGCGGCAAGTACCTTTGGTCTAATGGGTGCATGTACGAGGGTGAATGGAAGAAAGGCAAAGCGTGCGGTGGCAAGGGCCGGTTCTCATTGCCCTCCGGCGTCACCTACGAGGGTGAGTTCACCGTCGGGAGAATGCATTGCCACAGCACCTTTATTGGCATCGACGATGACATGTCTCCAATAGAAAGCGCGTATTGGGCGAGAAACGCTATGCCAACGGTGATGTATACGAAGGGTTTTGGATGTGCAGTTGCAGCTACAAAGGAGTCCTTGTGGTTCGGTTGATGGGGATGTTAAGGAATCGGGTCATACTGAACCAATGGAGCTAGCTGCCATTTGTGGAATAATACCAATGACAGTGGTGTTGAAAGACGACGCGGAAATGGTGAAAGAATTGAATGTAGTTAACATGGCTGGAGAGGGTGTACGTCACTCTTGGAGGCAATCTAGGCAGCACTTTGGTTTTATAATATCTTGGAGGGGATCACGTGGTGATTATCTTGGGAGGATACAGGTTTCTTATGGATAGATCCTTATTAGCTTAAGTGCCATTTGTGGGTTTCTTATGCAGGGGGGCATGGGATACACGTTACTGTATAATTGTGAATGGTAATGTGTTATGGGAACGGTTTggtgcatatatatatgcaccCTTGTTTTTTTGTGTAACGTGCTACTAACCTGTACACTTCTTGTGTAACAGCTAGctcttaataaaattaattttgcctataaaaaaagattaattagagatattaaTTATCATAGACACTGATTCAATTATTCTGATTAAGTCGATTCTATCGATCCTCTCTTGCGCAAAACAATGTTCATCATGTCCTTTCTCAAGGCACCATTTATCCAAACTGTTGAAATATCTTTATTCAAAACCTTTCCGTGAGGATTAATGAAGTGGTTAACAAAATACACTTGGGTATCTCATCATGATATATAGTCACATTTGTTTAACAggtcttgttaaaaaaaaaaacaagctgCAACCTCAACGTGCTTGTTCTCCTTATGAGCTTTCATCAATATATTAGATTAATTGCATTACAACACTAAAAAGTAGTATCATTAAATTGATCAAAATCAATCAATCTGAAACTACAGCTTTATTTGCCAAAATCTTCAGacaaaacataagaaaaacaaaaatataacaagCTGTAAGAGGGTGGGTGCAATTTTCTCAAGGCCACTGCCAGAAGGGACGAATCATTGGCATCACAGCGAACTTCATGGTGCCGTTGTTGCAATGGAAGCCGTTTCGCTCACCACAGGCAAAGTAGTGAGGCTTCCACCTCTTCAACACAAACTTGAAGCCCTCTCCTGTACCTTGCATGGGATTTGCTAGCAttttagccttttcaatgtCACACTTCAAGAAGCTCCCAAAACTTTTGAACATGTACACACTGTGTGGGAAACTGGTGGCATTTGGAGCATCATATTTGAAAACTGCATCACAAATTCAATCAATTCATGCCCCTGTGTTAGCATATATACTTCAAGGGCAACTAATCAACATGACATAGAACTCAATTAGCGTGACATACTTCAATGAaactaattattgtttttatacttaattacaaaacatatttacatgtattttctttttatgggGAGGAATTGAAGACAGATAActtctaaaaaatttataatgactcATATCCTGTTCAACTAACTGATCTAAATATCTTGATATTTGCATACAATTTAAGTGTTTATGTAAATATAATGGATTCTTCCCAACTTAATTTTACAATACTAATTAActatatattattgatattgAAGGTATTATACTCATGTTTTACTGGAAAACTCACCTAGAGTATCATTGAGGTAAAATGGGGCACTCTTGAATGCCCAATCGGTGTAGTTGAATCCGTAGTGCCAATGCTCAGAACCACCCACGACAATTTGCTTGGGTTGTTGCTGTGTTTTGTTCTGAGGATGATTTCCGAATCTAGACCACCAATCAGTGTAGTTGAAACCAAAGGACCAATCCTTGTTGGCCATGCTCACTGAAAACATTGAAGCACTTATAATAACTAGTATCATCACGCCATGTCCTAACTTCAGAGCCATAGTAATGGTATATGTTCCTATATACTCTCACAGGTGTGTGGTTAAATAAGAGATGCGCAAATGTAAAGTatgatttggttgttgttgtgtcGGTCCAATTGCTGGGGTTAATGGGTGTTTATATCGGGAGagggaagaggaaaaaaagtgtcaaaatattatatatggaTTTGACTACAATGTCATATGGTGGTGCAAAATGgccaaatcaattatttttattgttggttGCACTGTGACTTGGTATACAACAAATTGAAAATAGTTGGAATCTGAACAGTTGTATATACATGTGTGTTTTTCCCCAACTCTTTGTTTCGATCGTCAACTGTTCTTCCACACCTAGCCTCTTTCACCTAACCTGTGTTTGAcctgaataaataattaatagtataatttCTTTGATGGATAAAGGAAAATGCGCATTTAGCTAGCTGAGACCACGcaaaatctaaattaaattttgtttagaaCATCTCTTGGCTCCTATAATATAATATCGAAATCAGATTCagtgtatttattttaacataatcatttttcttttaactgagtagcttttattaatataacttACTCATCCtttgctgttaaaaaaaaatattcatcatttatgtttttatttaaaatatttttcttttaaaaaataaaaatatatttatattcatatttctcACATATGACTTGATTTAATGACATAAATCGCACAAATGTAAATTCTCTAGGTTATGATCACTGGTGGAtccataaaattttcttaatgaaggtaaaaaaaatttataatatgtttaaaaaaaatatcacgagcttttacaaaatataatattgatataAAAGAAATCCAAAATACTTTAAATGAGGATGTATCATATGagaattatcatttttatgtgaTTATAAGAATGACTAATTTCAACaattagattaaaatgaaagatcaaaattaaaatattttaaatttaaattaaatattcatttatcaaacaaattaaatatcttaaaagatttaatttatcatatccTAAAATATCTCAAAACCTATCATTACCATGACcactattttctttataattatttctatCACAACTATCGTGATTGTTATCACAACCATTATCATGATCGTCAACCATCATCACCATCATAATTGTTATTGTCATTACTATCACCATCACCATCACTATGATCTCTGGCATGACAATCATCATTTACGATAGTGGCGACGACAACACCAGTGATTATGTTGGTAACGACGGTGATCATGACGAAGATCACGATGATGATGGTAGTGATTATGGTGACGACGTAAATCAAATCTTTTATTTCGTTCCAATTTTAactcacattaattaatttataattagaattttgaagataaaaatttaatgaagttaagaaaatattaaatataaaaagatataatttaatattaaattcaaccATTTAGTTAATATAACATATAACTAACACTAAAAGACAATGATCTAACTTATAGGCCTTGCAGGTTTAATTAgtgtgaaaattttcaaattatattagATAATAtgacaataattaattattatattaagtaatttattttcatacctacattcattaaaaaaaactcttaaatatttttcatgtaaaattttcaatttaaataatcataaaaGTTATACGACATACTTAGttgaatatcataaaaaattaaatagaataaaaacataaccaaatgatttatttatattaaagatatttataatttattgatatattttttgttcctttcttctttatgaagaatatattaaatattttattacgaCATACTTAGGTAAAGTGTGATCAACGACATCAAAGTCAGTGtgtaatgatgatgataattttattacaatTGCAAAATTAACGGAAACTAGTGGAGTAGAAATGTGGAATTAAGTCCACAAATTGGTACTTGGTTTCATACGTACCAAGTGTAAATGAGATACATCGCAGCTTGAGCGATGCCATGATGACAGATTAATGGCGTATCATTACAacatattatttcaaaaattaaaatgaaattacaattttatttttattttaagtgtgTATACCTAGTGTTTGATTTATCTAATatctaatattatataatttaatttggaaATTAGTTTTCTTTCGCTAAATTATGATTTCCATCCCCTTTAATTCCTGATCTATGATATTGATCCAACTTTTCTTTTGCAGTTttagtgttttaaatttaaaaaaaatttacatttttttctaatcgtgaattttacatatatattatttcctTTGTTTTGTCGTAAGTGAAGCATAGATCTAATAAATTCATTTAAGGTGCCATCAAgaaataatttaactaattaaaaatgaaaataaagaaataaacatatgtgaacttaaaaattagttttatgatattaaaatgtacattaaaaattaataaaaatcccttattaaaaattagctttatgatatataatatacataattaGCCTTAATAATATTACTAgacattttaatatatataataaaaatcccttatttatatataatatctagtaataatattaagGCTAACCatgtatattatatatcattgttaataaataaataaataaataatttttttaaaaattgtttagttatatatttatactcaagtttattatttttttattttaaaatatgctttatgaattataataattaaaaataatccatttgatgaataataattaaaaaaaataattatatagttaaatttaaattaattttataatagtgaCCTAAAATActcattgaaaatataaactaaGAGAAATACATTAcgttaataaacattttatttttacattcaaataagttttttaaattaatttttaagtctattaatatatatatatatatatatatatatgtatgtatatatgtatatatatatatatatatatattaaattttttaataactatttttatttaacaatataattttagtatttaataaacacttaaaaaaattaaaagagttacttaaattaaataaaaggttATATATGCGATCAACCTTGAGCCACCTTCCGCATGTAAAGAAAAtgaactaattatatttattatttaaaaataagagtttatcatatataattttaattattgtagtattaaatatgatatatttattaaaattcatgaagaaagtatatatttattaatgtgtggcttttttataaatttacatatattgaaaacatattattaattaaaagtaactaTTACTAAATTTAATgcctatatataaatttaataaatataggcattcaatattattaatgataaattattttttaattattggaaAAAATGTTAACTTTAACTGAAAACACCAAAGTCTCGGTAAACACCAAAAGACGAACTTCAAGTGCATTTCTACTTTTTAGACCTCCTACTTCCTGTATGTAATAAGGTAAACGGAAAGCAATGTGAGATCTTCCGGCTAATCTCTCTGCAGCACCTCTAGAGCAACTTCCTCAAGCATCAAATACATCTCACAACTTATAGCAGCGCATAATAGAAGCGCATGGCAACAATGTTTATCGATGAATCACATGCAGCAGCTACTTGTCACTCCCAAGTATTTGAGTAAGAATAATGTAGTTCAATGTAGagtttgtaggccttggatcttcttcatcaatagagtcttttacttcttgaagatcaatggcagcaaaatgaagaaggagaaaaggtgattagagatgtcacttcaaggaaaagatgagtcaagaacaagttcACCACCATAAAAAGTCATGGGTAAGAGCTTAAAGGTAGGAGAAGGTgagtggaggaagaaggagagaaGGGAATGACATTTTCagagagagaagagggagaatGAGATATGAACTTtaaagtctaatttctcaaatcatcaaagttacaaaatgcacacacaaaacctttatttatagtctaagtgtcacacaaaattggagggaaatttgaatttctattcaaatttcacttgaatttgaatttgaatttgtggagccaaatttggagccaaaatttcactaattatgattagtgaatttcagctatggttcaacccactaatccaagatcaaatccaagattctcccctaagtgtgcttaggtgtcatgagatatgtaaagcatgaaggacatgcacaaagtgaaactatatgatgtgacaatgggatataacaagaaaatgctcacctcccccatagtctggtccaaaatttaattggattggacttctcacaattcaattaaatttctctccccaCACATCAAATAgcgcacttaatgcatgtgaaattataaaactatccttaatacaaaaactagtttacGTGTCCTAAattacaagggctgaaaaatcctacattactataGTATCCTCCATACACtatagagccctaaatacaaggtctAAAAATAATGAAGCCCTTATTTAATATGTACAAaaataagtgggctcatacttagcccataggcccaaaatctatcataaggctcatgagaaccctagggccttctcttgcatctctagtccaatcttcttggagtcttctatccaacgCCCTTGGggtgtaggattgcatcaaagagTTACT
This region of Glycine max cultivar Williams 82 chromosome 7, Glycine_max_v4.0, whole genome shotgun sequence genomic DNA includes:
- the LOC100527575 gene encoding cupredoxin domain-containing protein precursor; this translates as MALKLGHGVMILVIISASMFSVSMANKDWSFGFNYTDWWSRFGNHPQNKTQQQPKQIVVGGSEHWHYGFNYTDWAFKSAPFYLNDTLVFKYDAPNATSFPHSVYMFKSFGSFLKCDIEKAKMLANPMQGTGEGFKFVLKRWKPHYFACGERNGFHCNNGTMKFAVMPMIRPFWQWP